The Cryptomeria japonica chromosome 2, Sugi_1.0, whole genome shotgun sequence region gaacatagttcttggaaatcatgaaaattggctaaggcatgaaggatttccttcctcggggtaaggaacaaattcctttccaaaggagaattcctccacaacaagaaatcacacccaaggatgaattgaagataaaatttctaaggcaaggaaggaatcaggggatgaattgaacaagaaatttcccccctaGGGAAGAATCTGAAAAATCCATTTTCAGGGCTCAAatgacctccaaatttagaaatttttgaagatatggatacgtgagagaattctctctcttggaccaaaaccctaaaattgtggaaattcctaaaaaataggagatggtggagaaTTGTTGAAAATCTCCTCCGGAGCAAGGAGAGtttgagaaacttcaagaaaaattcttcatggatcaaattcttgtctcttgaagttttctctctccaaggttttctcgccaagtggcagccgagtcaacggacgttgaattaatgaagcatctctctGCATGCAGCCGTCACATTTATGACATTATGACATATTCCTTCTGCATGCAGCCGTCACATTCagaagatgatggtgcatttatggcatcacaggggatttttgcatgagggtacattcattgcatagtgggcacttctgtaatgtaattaattgtaatgggatggaattaattgtatatgggcatgatgggttattaattggagattcccaccttgttgcatcatgtgtggagaatcttttgggcaaaccctaattagggttatgcatgtaatcatggcctgaggcctatataaaggggttacccccctcatttgtaaggggggagctttgtatgaaattgttgcgataagtttttgagaaaataatagtgaaacattgttctctgatggtgtccacttcaattattttttcaaagctttcatggtttcaccttcctcgcttagattagaaatagtaaagtgctttgatttcaatggagaatgtaatggtgtctgatgaatttccatggttcatgctttttgcatcttgctgattgtaagttgcaatgtaaagttagtctgagccccccTAAATTTGTGCTGAGTTCAATTGtggatagtcatttggattgcgtcgtttttgggtattcaaatgcactttctcgatttgaaaatcctctagcatccccagaagatttcaccggttcttgtggagttgtagttgatcttggcgaagcagaacttggtttatttggaatttgtccaccagagcactattcattgttatcactgcccttaggagtagatttagatccttctgaaccctttcccttttctttcagttcattttagtccgtttgaagcagcagcatcgcagaatttccatatccgatgatggagttccagccacaacaaagaggtgaaagaacgatgcaaatgtaaggccccttggattaccagcaatcacatcaaccaaccgAGTCACGTccatagcataaaggaaccttggagtcgattgtttgaacttcttgcaatcttagcatgcaattgtactttgatcaagagaggataaggtgaccgttggtgactttattctgtgttagacgcggtCATAAAAAACACTTCAACAGGACTTCCTTTTGACAAGACAACACGTcatacttcatgattccattgCTTCCTCTTTGATCAAATTGGGGcagtgctggtccatggaacatatctctgatcgattctcattgatggaccaagggtgtcataaaatgacaacagggtCCTTGGCATGATTACTTATGAAAGGATGTTGAATGGATTGAGGGTAAAAAGAACTGTTGCAAGTTACTTCTAAATATGTTTATGCTCCATTATCTTTTTCTAAGGATTGTTTCGTTAAATTGAACCCCTTGTAAGGGTTGCATGGTCCAACTATCATTTGGTGCAATAGGTTAAAAATGATTTGGTCTAGGCATCTTGAACCATAGAAAGCTCTTTTTAGATAGTGATTGTTATATTAGAAGCTTGTTGTAGGTGTTAATCCCTTTGTTCCTTGGTCTAAAGCCTATCTTGGCAAAGATGAGTGtactttttatcttttttttgacCGCCCCTTGTCAATGTTATTTGAAATTGTTTTCGTTTTGTGTGGGCTGGGCTTCTATTGTCTGGTTTGATATTatttttggggaaattaaatagTTAGCCTTCGTCTTAATTTAATGGAATCATTATGGTTTATGTAAGGAAGCTAGGGTAgttgaacaacttcctacactaatcttgagaggagggttatgcaaAAGTTTTTAGATccttacaacaattacaaaaactaaataaaaataatcataaaaattatttataccacaacacaatgatttacgtagAGAAGATCCTTTCAAGATAAAAACTACACTCCAAAAGACATCCAATATATTATTGAAAAATCaacaagattacaatatacttgcagagcaagcttttGCAAGAGTATCACCAAGTAGAGATTCAGAGGAAACTCAACATCTATTAGACTCTCATGCACAATACAACAATACAATACACAATCGTAATATAATGCCCTCATAAAATTGATAACCTAGGGCAAGAAAAGCCAACATAACCTTTATCATTATATTTGTGACCTAATGATGAAcggtccatatatatatataaatagtaaAGCTTTCATAATTGCAAGGCTGAGACACTATATAATATAGTGTGGCTTTCGGGGGTGCTTAAATGTAGACttgctataaatagtaaccttttgTAATTGCAGggctgagacaccatttttcctaaTAGTTTACACTTCCATTGATATTATGTGGCTTATCTAGATTGTAAGGAACAAAGAAGTTTTTCAAGGCATTTGGAAACTGCTTACTTTTCTAGTAAGTCACCATTCCTTTTGTGGCATATAATATTGTATTGCAATTGCATTTAAAAAGGGAGATGCTAAAAAGTTTAAGGAGGATGGTTCTTAGATTCCAAATTCACATAGTGTTCTCTTGTAGTTTTTGATAAAGATGGCTGGCCTGTCCAAAAAGATATGTTTGTCATTTCTAGCAATGTAAACGATAGTGTTCTTGATGGTCCAGTTGTTTCTAAGTTATCTTTTGATCTTGTTGATTGATGTGGCTGACTTGGAGCATGGTGGTGGTATAGGCATAGATGATAGTTCCCAGGGAAAATCAAAATGACAGCGGTTGCTGCTTTTTCTTGGTGTTTTTTGTAAATGTGAATATTTGGGTGTAGTAGCTGCTGGAATATCTCTAATGGTTTGGCTGCTGGATTGTGTTGATTTATATATCACAGTTGGTATACGTTATTAGTTGACGAGCTGCTGTTATGCTGGCTAGCTGTGCTTTATAGAGTGTTGAACTGTTTTATAAATGCTATATCTTGATGTAATAGGCTGTAGGGCTGATAAACTTTTTGTTGGTCTGGATGGTTACAGCTGCAAGCTTGGTTATATATGCTGGGCAGATGGCTATGGTTTTTCATTGTCTAATTTGATTTGATTTCAATAATGCTCTTACAGAGTTGACATTTGTCCTGTTTTGCTCTTTTGGGGCTTGCTTTGGTACGCTTTGTATCTTGTTGCTCACATGATCCATATTTGTAAACTTTAtccaatattaaaaatatataaatctatttTGTTCAGCTAATCAGTAATGGTCAATCTTGTGTTGTTTTTGTTCAGTTACTGCTTATAATACATTAGATTCCTCATTTAGTGTATTATTCTCTGAATTACCAGCTTAATTCAGATCACCCTCTTTGCAATCCACGTTTAACACTCCCTCCACATTTAACACTCAGTAACACATGCTAGAGAAATATTTTAGGAATGGTTAACCATTTCTTCTAATTGATATTTCTCAAGCAATTTCAATTATGAAATTCTCTTAAGCAACTTGCAAGCTGGATCTGCTATTTCAATTAGACCTGGAGCACAAGGAAGTCCTCATAGATCTCACATTTACCTTTAGCCTGTCAACTTTCACATACATATATTTTAGTGCTTGTCCTTTctcaaatttctttcttgcatTGCTTGCCTTCTTCAATTTGGCTATTAGAAGTGTTTGAGATGAAGATTTCTCTTGGTGAATATTTGCCCCTTATTCATGTAAGTTTTCATCTTATTTTTTAGGATCAATTTGTCAAATATCTGATGAAAAGTGTTAATGCATTTTTTCCCGTCATGCAGCTGTATaatttttattgtattatttcCATGGCAAGTATTCTAGTAGTTTTCAATCACTATCTCATCATGTTGCTGATGGATTTGTAGGTGGGCGAGGACATTGACCATGAATAGATTACTCTGTGATCTCCAGTCAGAGCTGAAAGAACAACCACTTGGTGGGTCAACTATTCAAGAAATTAGTTCAAACTCAAATGGTACTTGTGTAAACTCTGATGATTCATCACCCAAAACTCCAAACAAAAAAGATGGGAAGAGAAAAAGATGCTCTAAAAAACCAAGTAATAATGCTGTTAGTTCGGTGCCTGCAAGATTTTCAGAACAAGGATTACCTTTCACAGATGTGAAGAAGACCATAGTTTCAGAGGCTTCTAGCATAACATTAATAGATATCGAAAAGAGTGCCATGAATCTTGATATTGGGCTATGCCAAGAAGGGGAAAACAACCATCCCTTAAAAATTTCTACAGTGAATTTGTCAGAAATAATCTCAAGCCCAGAATCCCTTACTGAAGAATATTGTATTCCTTCAGCACTGAGCACAGGGGATTTTCCCACTCCCAAAGAATTGGCAAGTTTTGATGAAGCATTTTTGGCAAAGCGCTGTTGTCTTGGTTACAGGGCTAAGCGCATCCTGCACCTTGCAACAGATATTTGTAATGGTACTATTGATTTAAACTCTCTTGAAAGCTCTGATGGATCACCACTGTTGAAATTCAGTGAGTTGGAGGAATTTTTTCTCAAGTTAAAGGGTTTTGGTCCATTCACAAGCTCAAATGTGTTGATGTGCATGGGATACTTTGAGATTGTTCCGGCTGATTCTGAAACTGTCAGGCACTTGAAAAAGGTCGGTTGAATTTATTCATCTTCCTTCCTCTGTGGAAAGATTTTCCTCAGTAATGAATCGTTAACTTCCCTTGGCAGGTCCACAGCAGGTTTCAGTGCACCATAGGTACTGTTGCTAAAGAAGTTGAAGAGGTCTATGCAAGATATTCACCTTTTCAGTTTTTAGCATACTGGTAATAAGTTTTCTATGATCTGTGGTTTTCTGATTTTTCTATGCCTGATTCCTGGTTTAAATCATTTTTCTTGTTCATTTGCTCAAGAAGTATTTTCAGAACTAGGTTTCTAAGACAAGAAATAGATGTGCTACTGAAAGAGAACAATTATTGCTAATTTTTTCTCTGTTCAGGTGTGAGATGTGGGACTGCTATGAGGAAAAGTTTGGGAAGCTTAGCCAAATGCCTCCCTCTCATTATCATCTTATCACTGGCAGTAACATGAGAAAAGAGGTTTCTAAATATTTCATTAACCAAATGCCTCCCTCTGATTACCATCTTATCACTGGCAGTAACATGAGAAAGGAGGTTTCCAAATATTTCATTAACCAAATGCCTCCCTCTGATTATCATCTTATCACTGGCAATAATATAAGAAAAAATGTTTCCAAATATTTCATGTAAGAATGAGCAGTGAGCCCTTTTCAGGTTCTTGTGGTCAAAACCATGAGGGGAAAGGATTCCAAATATTTCTTGAGGCTTCGTTTGTTTTTGCAGAGTCAAGGATGAGGCACATTTTATGATAATTGGAATATGCTTCCATTTTTTGGAATTCATGCTTACAAATATTAGATATTAGAGAATGAAACAAACATTTGATGGAGAACATGCATATTGCAAGCACTGTCTTAAGCTGAAGCAGACAAAAGGCTAGCTTCTGTCTTGGAAATCCTCATTAGGTCCTCAATTTGGATGACTTGCGAGCATCTTATTCAAGAAAACTATCCAATTCTAATACTTTCATGGTTTTGGGGGACAGCATTCAAAGAAGATCAATACATTCACTAAAATAACTTAAGTGGTTCCATATATGGACATTATCTTGTAAGCATTGTTTTTCATCATCTCAGTGGGTTCTTGTTTTATCTGCTTAAAGGGCTCAAGTCTTTTAGCAAACACTAGTTTCCCAAAATTATGTTGACCTTTGCTAAATATACACATCTAATTCATTGGCTGGACCATCGGATCaatttcttattttatttcttcAGAGAATTCAGCTTCTTGTTAAATAAATCTAACAATCTGCTTATCAATGTTGGAAACTAGCCAATGGAGATATTTTTAGATATGTTCAGTTAGACAATGAGCATAAATGTGTAATTAGCTAGGTGGTCCTTTGAGGGCTCAAATTGAGGTCTGATCATGGCCATATGGTGCCTGATTAATTTTCTTACAGAAGGGTGCTTGGATATTATTAGTTTAAAAAATTCAAACTGATCCCATATTCTATGCTTATAAGATCTCAAATGATTATTCTTTTCTACCACGGAGATCTTAACCATTTTATCACCAAAGAGCTGTAGGTGCTTTGTTTTTTGCTTTCTCAGCGATCTACATTCTGAGTGCCAGAGCTTCATATTAGCAACATCATTAGTGCAGTAAAATTGGAATCTGTTGGAGTAAAGTTTCTTAGCCCTTCCAGCTGAGTATAAAGCAACACCAGAAGTGGCTCCGTTTTTGCATAAATCAAAGAGAGAACAAGTAAGTTCTTTACAGACCAAGAGATTCAAAATCAGAAGTCAAAAAGGGCATGTACTAATCATATCAGAAACAGGATCCAATTTCACACCAAAGTGGAGTGCAAAGATTGAGAACAAAATGAGAGCTTAAAGGGTTTAAAGAGCTAAGAAGAAGAGGTAAATttgtaagaaaaaataaataaatcagtcatCAGAGCAATTCCCAGGTTTCAAAGCAAGAAAACATTATATAATCTGATTTCCAAGTCTTTTCCAGGATTTTTGAAGTCTGGAAGTGAAGTTTCCAGAGTACAAAAGATGACATCAGAGTTCAATTTTCTAGAAATCTTGTGCAAAGTATGAAAAACAAGAACTTCGAGGGCTTAAAAATATCATTTCCAGATTTTAGAGGGatttgtaaagcattttgtgtGGTATTTTTGTGAATGGTTGATGTTTTAGGATAATTTTTGTTTCACGATAGTGATTATCCTAGAAAATCTCTTCAAGCTCTTCAAAATCAGTTTAAAGTGCAAGTTTAAGCTTGTAATTTGCTTATTACAATTTGCTTGCATTTTACTTAGGGGTTTTGGAATTAACATATGTTTGTATTCACAATCATGATTCACGAGTGTTTGTTCTTTTTCAAGAATCATTGCAAGGAAGATAAGAATGCAAGGATATTTCAACAATGCAAGGATTGCTCTTGATGAGGAACTTAACAATGCGGTGGAGGTTATCAAGGTATTCAAGACATTCAAGAAGGTCATGACATTCAAAACACAGTATTACAACGTTAAAGGTGCACATGTGCAAGATGAAAGATTTCACCATGATGGCAAACAAATGGAGAACTTAACACAATGAGCTCCACACCAACGTGAAGAAGTCAAGCTACAAGTGATGCAAGAAACCGGATGAGGGTATTCTAGGCTGTGCAAGGGATAGACATGTGGAAAAGAAAGATATTTCAACAATGTGAGAGGTGGAGATGAAAAACTGCAAAAGAACATGAGAGAAGACAAAGTCAGGACATTACAACATGAGGACGAATTCATCAACAACACAAGTAAAGAAGAATATTACACGATGAAAGGCTCTACAATTGCAAGAGGATCAAAGACATCGAGGATTGACAtcatgaaggcaatgaaagaggaagaTGAATAACAAGGAATGCATCTCTCAAGTAGAtggttttagaagagttaatcaaagttagaagatgatgcaatttgggaatatgaccCATCACAATTAGTCAAAAGCCACATgatgatgttgagtatcaagagatattgcttgtAATGGGATATCAAATCTTCAAGGCATGCAAGTAGTTGAGGTGGCatctaatcatcatcaagccaatcaaATGATCTTAAGTCAAATCATCCAGATTCATTGAGCTTGACTCATCCCAAGATGACAACTATACATGTGGAAGGCATTGAACCCAATGTACCTAACCTATTTTCTCATTGGTCCACATTCAATGTGGGACATGTATTCAAGCAAtgcaattttctcattggtcaacaAGGAGTTTGTTGTAACTAACCCTTATTAGGGTTTCGttttgtaatcttggccattgattgcaAATCAATCAAAGCCATTCATTTGCAATTGAGAAGCTATAAAGGGCTTGCtctcctcatttgtaagggttaatagacAATAGGAGGATAATTCAATGGTAGAAGAATGGTTAGTCTTAGAAGTAGAGTTGAAGGGAAGATaaaaattgttgccaagacttgatGGAATAAACATATTATtacattgaagatatggtggattttgTGTGTTATTTCAACATGTTGCgtggtttctacttctcaagtttCAATTCAAGTTTTAGATAAAGGTCTTTGATCTTAATGGAACGATGTGATGATATGTGATGAATTCCTCAATTCATACTTTTTATGGTTTATTGATTGTAAGCTACAATACAAAGTTATCTTGAGCCTCATTATTGCAATAGCTTAATTGTGAATGTTTCATTTGGATTGCATCAACATTGGGTATTTGAATGAATGGTTTGTAGTATGAAAATCTTTCATTTCTTTGGGAGATTGTAgtgaaaattttagtggctaatattcgccaattgactattttttgaaatttgggaatcaagatTTGGCTAATAAATTTAGCGTTTGAGGTGACTCAAATCACCacatttttagaaatttttattttagtgttatttaaatcgcagagaatttatttttttatttttttaactgaaggattcgccacaatattcgatacatgattggatcatatttgccaaaattttataatttattgtagaaatctaaattaattcacaaaaatatatcataattattagtaaCTTTAGGGTTATAttaacaatctttagttgccaccattgatttgaaatataatctaatgaccttcattgtattctatgAGGTAAATTGTAGCTACAAGTTGTAAtggcctcaatgaaaatcaatcatCTAAAgacaatttttggccccatgagtattacaaattgtttgcacattttatctcacaaaatacaaagaaggctattagattattttaaatcaatagtagaaactaaataaagtagattctaccccttaaactcattaatgatttcaaccttcagGGCTTTGTACTTTtctaaaaaaaactatttttttaaaatgaaaggatataaaatataacttaatgcatactcttattatttttcaagattcgccaatattttctaccaaaaaaaattatataaaaaaatttgccaataaaattaatatttttctttaaaaaacggAAAGATTcgctaattaaaataataataatttttttaaaaattagatattcgccaagattttaaatatttttttgagagggggtttcttaaagttatcactgggaGATTGCATCGGTTTTATGTAGTTGTCACAATGAAGTAAAGCTTGGTTTGAAGGAgtttgtctatcaaagcatcatCTGTTATTATCATTGTTCTTAGATGTTAACATAGATTccctaaaccctttcccttttgatatttctttgtttaagttaGTTTGCAAGTTCCAACCATGATTCATAAATGTAAGTCCCTCTATGATACCAGCATATCACATCATTTTATTTGAGTCTATCTAATTTGCAAAGTCAAGACCTAGCTAAATTGGAGTCACCTTGTTTGATCATGCAGTCTAGCATTTgaggagtctttgttcaagagaggataggatacttagtattttattctatgttgtaAGGTGGTCATAGAACACACATCAACAAGTTGTGAATTTTTCTATGAGAAGATCTGATCACTCGTTTTTGGGGTTGTCAACTATTGGTGTGGAAGATCTGAGACACTATTGTGTTTGCTTTGCTTCTATCATAGGGGCAACCTTTCAACATTCTGTAGTTATCGTTTTGATTGGATTTGTTAGCAACTTTGTATTTTTGGTCAAGGACTTATTAGGAACTCTGATTCTAGGGTTCTCTTGGCCCATGCGAAACAATTAGAATTCACTTGTGGTTGTAAGTTAACTAGTAAGACTTCATTAATGGTATAGAAATTCTATTGTTCCCAATAGGCTAAAGCATTGTGTTTAGCCTTTGATAGAGAATTCTTAGGACCCAATAATTCACATGCAAGTTGGTTTAGTGCGGTCTTGTAAGTGGATACTTGTTCTTGATACACCACATAATTGTTAGCATCATGTGGATCATTGTAGACCAAACACCACAAATTGTGTCTCTTTGCCATGTTTTTTTGAACAGGCACAATATGAACCCGAGGATATAGATTGTTTAGATTCTTTGTGATGGTAGCAATATGGTGAATGCGTTAAATCCTTTGAAAGGTACACCAATTGCCTTTGAAATTTTGGGCTTAGCATGATATCTTTATTCATTTTATACCCTTGATTTTTGTTATTTCCTTAGTATGGTCTACTATAACACTAGAAAAAGTTTATCCTTAAGGACACCAACCGATTTTAAACCTCTTATCATATTATTTCTAATCTCACTGTCACCAAGACTTAGATTTAAGGCCACCAACTCATTAGAAAATCTtcttttccattttattaattttttaatcttATGAACATCACTAGAATTGCAAACTACTAATAGCCATAACCTTCTTGATGAGTGACATCTACTATAGTATGGGTGAAGGGAGGAAGGGTCTTGGGCTAAGTTTATGTTGGAGTCAATGTACTACATACTTATAGAAAGAAAGGGCATTATTGGTCTTGGTTCAAGATTGCTAGCACATACAAGGCTATTTTTAACTTCTACTACAATCTCATTAGCATTAGTTAAGGTTTTTCTGCccattgattaaatgattaaaaaatGTTTTATGATTAGAGGATCTATGGAAATAGAGAAAGTCAATGCTAGAAAGTACTGAATTTCAATTGGTATTCTCCTCTAAGTATTTTAGATCTGATTTAAAATTTGGTGTATGTTCTATGGGGTTATTTTAATTGTAGTTAGTTGTCCAATTAATGTAAAATTGTATCATGTCTCCTTGAACCATCGATAAATTAACTAGCTAAGTTCATCCCAATCAGAAGTGGATATAAGCATTCAACTCCTAAATTAATTGGTGCCTTCAAAGGATGCAACAACCAACCTAATAGCAACATTTGAAGGTTTTAATATGTTGAACTACTTATATGTTAGGGTCTTGTGAAAATATCTCATATAGCATATGACATGGATTTCAATGTTGATATGCATATTCATTCAATTCTTACAAAATTTTAAGGACAAATAGAGTATGAGACATTAAAGGGTTATATTCTTCAAGTTATCATTCTATTTTTAGGATTATTGAAGAAAGTGGTTGGAGAAGGGTTCTCTACATGAGGTAGAGTTTTGACTAGGTCTAGGTGTTGGACTCCTAGGAGTTCATAATCTTCTCTTTGGTGCTAGCTATGCAAATCCAACAGATCCTTCACTTTTGTTATCTTTTACAACAAATATGTTAAAGATTCTTCTCAAAGGTCATTGGTTGTGCTTTAACAAAAGATTCTATCGGAGTCACTAGGTGGCTTTAGTGAATATACAACTCATCTAGAGAAAATTCCCATGATTCAATTAGATTTTGatatcaagttcctctaaatgggAGATCTTTGTAGGCTTCATATTGTTTTTCCAAAATTGCCCCATTGTGCATGTAAATTGTTCATGCTTATGACCTATTTATTCCATTCATAGGTATACTATGACAAGGGGGTCTCTTATATATTTCTAGCTTAGACCAAACTCCAAATTTGGGTTCTATTTACCTAATGTACCTCTCAATAATACCGAGGGATGAAAAGGGTGAAGAAATGTTTGAAGTAAAAAATTTGTTGCCATGAACAAGAATAGTGTGGTTTACCAAACACTCTCAATCAAAATGACACACAAAAAAATACTCTTATAAGATCTTagattaacataattaaatgaatgaGTAAAGTTTGTATTGAAACCCTATTGTGCGATGGTGAGGGCCATGTTGATGGCTATGCTTCTGGAGGAGATCATGGTGAGGGTGGGATAGAGGAGGCCaatggtgttagctttttctttgtagGTGTAGAGTTGAACAATTGGGAAATGGATTGGGAGGAGGAAGATGATGAAATCTTGCTTAACATTTTGATAGAAGCTCACTTGTGGATTGAACAAATTACTAGATGTTCTTCCTACTATGACTTCTAACACTCTTAGACACTAGAGACTTAGAGATGATGgaatctcctcctttgatactttCTTTAGTGGAGTTCGTTCCTTGCAATAGGGTGAACCATGGGCTCCCCTCAATGTAGGAGATAGTGGGGGATATCATAAGATGGATGTTTTTAAAGGGGTTGactctatttttttttcaatttggacTCTTGGGGGGATGTCTAATTTGAGGAGGATGGGATCCTTTTGGAGTTGCATCTAAGGAGTAAGAAGAGTGGAAAGGTTGTGTCCTTTGCTATACTTTAGTCCTTTGTTGAGAATAGTTTTGGTTTTGGGTTATATGACTTTGATTGTGCTTTGAAGAGGGGCTTTCTCTTGCCCTCTCTCAAGATCCTTGCAAAGCTTTGTGTTGCTACTCACCCTATTGCCTTTGTGGTGGATGCTATTGGTGATGTGGATGTTGACAAGGTTATTGCGAGCTAGCATCCTTCAATTAATGAATGTAATATTGATGTTCCTACTATGATATAGGCCTACCCTTCCTGTTTGGATGTGGGGTCTCCCGTGGAATCTTTTGTTGATATCGATTTTGTTTTGCCTTCTAGTGTGCTTAGGCTTGCTTTCCCCAATCATAGAATAATAATATCGAGAATGCCTCCCCCATCGAGGTGTCATTTGTTTCTCTTAGTATACTCGATAATTGCATGGACAAAGCCTTTATAAGTCTTCGTTTTGCTCTCATTGGGAGATTTTTGGTCATGGACTGATCATTAACTTTATTCGTAGCTAGGCTTTCGATTGTTGGTGGGTTCTTGGTCTTTGTATTGGATCTTTGATGAATGGCTGCCTCGTTTTCTCCTTTCAATCCAATACAAAGTGCTTAAGAGTGCTTCATGGAGGTCTTTGGTTTCATGGTAAGGCTTTTCTCCATTTGAGAAATTGGGCAACTAGTTTCGATGCAACCAAGGTTGACATGTTTCCTATTTGGGTCTCTCCTAGAGCTCTCTTCAAAATTTTGGGATGATTGTAACATTCATGGAATGACTGATACTGTTGGTCAATTTATTTTCATTGATAATGACAGTAAATCTAGAACTAGttttcattttcctagcttttgaGTTTTGATTGAAATTGGTTTGGAGCTGCCAAACAATGTTAAGGTGTGCTCCAAGTTTGGGGTTTGGGAGTAGGAATTCCTTTATGGGCCCTCTCGGTTACACCACTTCCATAGTTGTGGGTGCTTCACCTTTTTATGCTAGGATTTTCATGCTTTTGAGCACTCCAATGTTTCCTCTATTGGTTAATATCCCTAGGAAACGAAGTTAGCTAGGACAACCATTGATTGTAACCCTTCAGTACCAAGGCATTGATGCTAACCAAAGGAAGAGATTCTAATT contains the following coding sequences:
- the LOC131051602 gene encoding uncharacterized protein LOC131051602, which produces MECDGCPECVLSLAVNETFDLEKAVCSYGFFMMPPNLWLSSSSTLRRPLRLSDATTRMVYISQQKSPSSSLQIRVMDTSNLTTQDQQYLLDQVVRMLRLSEMQESEVRGFHALHPEAKAKGFGRIFRSPTLFEDMVKSMLLCNCGWARTLTMNRLLCDLQSELKEQPLGGSTIQEISSNSNGTCVNSDDSSPKTPNKKDGKRKRCSKKPSNNAVSSVPARFSEQGLPFTDVKKTIVSEASSITLIDIEKSAMNLDIGLCQEGENNHPLKISTVNLSEIISSPESLTEEYCIPSALSTGDFPTPKELASFDEAFLAKRCCLGYRAKRILHLATDICNGTIDLNSLESSDGSPLLKFSELEEFFLKLKGFGPFTSSNVLMCMGYFEIVPADSETVRHLKKVHSRFQCTIGTVAKEVEEVYARYSPFQFLAYWCEMWDCYEEKFGKLSQMPPSHYHLITGSNMRKEVSKYFINQMPPSDYHLITGSNMRKEVSKYFINQMPPSDYHLITGNNIRKNVSKYFM